A part of Campylobacter concisus genomic DNA contains:
- the hisZ gene encoding ATP phosphoribosyltransferase regulatory subunit (May allow the feedback regulation of ATP phosphoribosyltransferase activity by histidine): MNENALNVYEHEIPNGSKLYFASSAKLKRQIEQKASEILENEGFSEIVTPFFSYHQHLSVDATNLLRFSDSLNHEISLRADSTVDTVRIVLRRLKANESKRWFYIQPVFRYPSQEIYQIGAELIGENDVLKSINIVAKLLNELKMDTFLQVSNIQIPRVICEILSVPIEIFENGQMEKILSQNVPWLSALALLKSVDELDEVIKISPSKLKEPLENLRNLASDLEYKNLRIVPLYYSKMRYYDSLFFRFLRNNSIIASGGSYEIDGKINSGFAVYTDALIEEKINLRK; encoded by the coding sequence ATGAATGAAAATGCTTTAAATGTTTATGAGCACGAAATCCCAAATGGAAGCAAGCTATACTTTGCCAGTAGCGCAAAGCTAAAGAGGCAAATCGAACAAAAAGCTAGTGAAATTTTAGAAAATGAAGGCTTTAGCGAGATCGTAACACCATTTTTCTCATATCACCAGCATTTAAGTGTAGATGCGACAAATCTTTTGCGTTTTAGCGATAGTCTAAATCACGAAATAAGTCTAAGAGCTGATAGCACGGTAGATACTGTAAGGATCGTGCTTAGAAGGCTAAAGGCAAACGAATCAAAAAGATGGTTTTATATCCAGCCAGTCTTTCGCTATCCAAGCCAAGAAATTTATCAAATCGGAGCCGAGCTAATCGGTGAAAATGATGTTTTAAAAAGCATAAATATCGTAGCAAAGCTTCTTAATGAGCTAAAAATGGATACATTTTTGCAAGTGAGCAATATACAAATTCCAAGGGTAATTTGTGAAATTTTAAGTGTACCTATTGAAATTTTTGAAAATGGACAAATGGAAAAAATTTTATCTCAAAATGTTCCATGGCTAAGTGCTCTTGCTCTTTTAAAGTCAGTTGATGAACTGGATGAGGTGATTAAAATTTCTCCAAGCAAACTAAAAGAACCGCTTGAAAATTTAAGGAATTTAGCCAGCGATTTAGAATATAAAAATTTAAGAATAGTTCCGCTATATTACTCGAAAATGAGATATTACGATAGTTTATTTTTTAGATTTTTAAGAAATAACAGCATAATAGCAAGTGGCGGTAGCTACGAAATAGACGGAAAAATAAATAGTGGTTTTGCTGTTTATACAGATGCATTGATAGAAGAAAAAATTAATTTAAGGAAGTAA
- a CDS encoding selenophosphate synthetase, translating into MLSSTNSNEDASVFKISSDLALVQTLDFITPVVNDPFIYGQIAAANSLSDVFAMGGEVINALNIVGFDSCNLAPEILGEILQGGAYKVKECGGIIVGGHTIETQQMYYGLSVTGRVHPDKFWANNTTINGNVLILTKPLGSGILSTAIKADLLSMEQIKEAATIMAQLNFYALKALDGIKVYGATDVTGFGFLGHLSEMLNENISFEIYEKNVPIIASAKEFADMGIIPEGSYKNREFAKHFIDKEADILLFDAQTSGGLLLAVGEKDAMLVVKRLKEVGYESSAIVGSAVSKSEFGIFLR; encoded by the coding sequence CTGCTCTCAAGCACCAATTCTAATGAGGATGCGAGTGTTTTTAAAATTTCAAGTGATCTTGCACTTGTTCAAACGCTTGATTTTATAACGCCTGTGGTAAATGATCCATTTATTTACGGACAAATCGCTGCTGCAAATAGCCTAAGCGACGTTTTTGCAATGGGTGGTGAGGTGATAAATGCTCTAAATATCGTAGGTTTTGATAGCTGCAACTTGGCACCTGAAATTTTAGGAGAAATTTTGCAAGGCGGAGCCTATAAAGTAAAAGAGTGTGGTGGCATTATTGTTGGCGGACATACGATCGAGACACAGCAGATGTATTATGGGCTTAGCGTTACTGGAAGGGTGCATCCTGATAAATTTTGGGCAAATAATACAACTATAAATGGCAATGTTTTGATACTTACAAAGCCACTTGGAAGCGGTATTTTAAGTACAGCAATAAAGGCTGATTTATTAAGCATGGAGCAAATAAAAGAGGCTGCAACTATCATGGCACAGCTAAATTTTTATGCATTAAAAGCACTTGATGGCATCAAAGTCTACGGTGCCACTGATGTGACTGGATTTGGCTTTTTGGGACATTTAAGCGAAATGCTAAATGAAAATATCAGTTTTGAAATTTATGAAAAAAACGTGCCAATCATTGCAAGCGCAAAGGAATTTGCAGATATGGGCATTATTCCAGAAGGAAGCTATAAAAACCGCGAATTTGCAAAGCATTTTATAGACAAAGAAGCTGACATTTTACTATTTGACGCACAAACTTCAGGTGGGCTTTTGCTCGCAGTTGGCGAAAAGGACGCGATGCTCGTAGTAAAACGCTTAAAAGAAGTAGGCTATGAAAGCTCGGCTATTGTTGGCTCCGCGGTATCAAAGAGCGAGTTTGGTATATTTTTAAGATAA
- a CDS encoding carboxynorspermidine decarboxylase: protein MNEILKSIKTPAYVCEEAKVRKNLELLRYVKEQSGAKILVALKGFAFSGVMDMVGSYLDGATCSGLHEAKFANEYVKGEIHTYSPAFKDEDFDEILKISKHITFNSFAQWQKFKGIALQNGIICGLRVNPEVSLAPTDSYNPCGKFSRLGITRANFKPEFLDGISGLHFHALCEESASSLQTVLEAFEEKFGEFIPKMKWINMGGGHHITRADYDVELLIKIVRRFREKYGVEVYLEPGEAVGWQTGFLISSVLDIVHNEKDIAILDTSAEAHMPDTVLMPYRPAVRGESKNGKFAYRFGGNTCLAGDIVGLEADDAEYKFDSELKIGDRVIFEDQIHYTIVKNTTFNGIKLPDLLLLKENGEIKMIRELDYEEYRRRN, encoded by the coding sequence ATGAATGAAATTTTAAAGAGCATAAAAACCCCAGCTTACGTCTGCGAAGAGGCCAAAGTACGTAAAAATTTAGAGCTTTTAAGGTACGTAAAAGAGCAAAGCGGAGCTAAAATTTTAGTAGCACTTAAGGGCTTTGCATTTAGCGGTGTGATGGATATGGTGGGCTCTTATCTTGACGGCGCGACTTGTAGCGGACTTCACGAGGCTAAATTTGCAAACGAATACGTAAAAGGCGAGATTCATACTTATAGTCCAGCCTTTAAGGATGAGGATTTTGATGAAATTTTAAAAATTTCAAAGCACATTACATTTAACTCTTTTGCGCAGTGGCAAAAATTTAAAGGCATTGCCCTGCAAAACGGCATCATCTGCGGCCTGCGCGTAAATCCAGAGGTCTCGCTAGCCCCGACTGACAGCTACAACCCATGCGGTAAATTTAGCAGGCTTGGCATCACGAGAGCAAATTTCAAACCTGAGTTTCTTGATGGCATTAGCGGGCTTCATTTTCACGCGCTTTGCGAAGAGAGTGCGAGTAGCTTGCAGACCGTGTTAGAGGCATTTGAGGAGAAATTTGGCGAGTTTATCCCAAAGATGAAATGGATAAACATGGGCGGAGGACATCACATCACGAGGGCTGATTACGATGTGGAGCTACTTATAAAGATAGTTAGGCGCTTTCGCGAGAAATATGGCGTAGAGGTCTATCTGGAGCCTGGCGAGGCCGTGGGCTGGCAGACTGGCTTTTTGATAAGTAGCGTGCTTGACATCGTGCATAACGAGAAAGATATCGCCATCCTTGACACCTCAGCCGAGGCGCACATGCCTGATACCGTGCTCATGCCTTACCGCCCAGCAGTTAGAGGTGAGAGTAAAAATGGCAAATTTGCTTATAGATTTGGTGGTAATACCTGCTTAGCTGGCGATATAGTGGGTCTTGAAGCGGACGATGCGGAGTATAAATTTGATAGCGAGCTAAAAATTGGTGACCGAGTCATCTTTGAAGATCAAATTCACTACACTATCGTGAAAAACACGACATTTAACGGCATAAAACTGCCTGATCTTCTTCTTTTAAAAGAAAATGGCGAGATAAAAATGATCCGCGAGCTAGACTACGAAGAGTATAGGCGCAGGAACTAG
- a CDS encoding molybdenum cofactor biosynthesis protein MoaE translates to MQIYNGSLDVQSITNEWYERFKDKNCGALITFVGIVREEGGISALSFDIYEPILKKWLDAWQERAKKENAYVLFAHSKGDVAVHTSSYVAGVVSPQRKVALRLINEFVEDFKANAPIWKYDVINGERIYAKERSQAINGAGILA, encoded by the coding sequence ATGCAAATTTATAATGGAAGCTTGGACGTTCAAAGCATCACAAACGAGTGGTATGAACGCTTTAAAGATAAAAACTGCGGTGCGCTCATCACTTTTGTTGGGATCGTAAGAGAAGAAGGCGGCATTTCGGCGCTTAGTTTTGATATCTATGAGCCGATCCTTAAAAAATGGCTAGATGCTTGGCAGGAGCGAGCCAAAAAAGAAAATGCCTACGTACTCTTTGCTCACTCAAAAGGTGATGTGGCCGTGCATACAAGCTCTTATGTTGCAGGCGTTGTGAGCCCTCAAAGAAAGGTCGCGCTAAGGCTTATAAACGAGTTTGTCGAGGACTTTAAGGCAAATGCGCCGATCTGGAAATATGACGTGATAAATGGCGAGAGAATTTATGCAAAAGAGCGCAGCCAAGCGATAAATGGTGCTGGAATTTTAGCTTAA
- a CDS encoding NAD(P)H-dependent oxidoreductase translates to MNYLEILKFRHACKVFDESKKIGAGEFDFILEAGRLSPSSTGLEQWDILVVQNKELREKIKALSWNQAQITSCSHLAVVLAKIKEVKFGSTYVNKMIARNTNKDPEAIAARQKFYHDFLLANFKNDDELTFQWSHEQCMIIATNMMNAAASLGIDSCPIEGFDRHALNELLGLDESFQRVAIMVPFGYRLNPQPKKLRREISDIITWIY, encoded by the coding sequence ATGAATTATCTTGAAATTTTAAAATTTCGTCATGCTTGCAAGGTTTTTGACGAAAGCAAAAAAATCGGTGCTGGAGAGTTTGATTTTATACTAGAAGCTGGTAGGTTAAGCCCTAGTTCAACTGGCCTTGAGCAGTGGGATATCTTAGTCGTTCAAAATAAAGAGCTTAGAGAAAAAATAAAAGCTCTTTCATGGAATCAAGCGCAAATCACATCTTGCTCACATTTAGCTGTCGTTTTAGCTAAGATCAAAGAGGTAAAATTTGGAAGCACCTACGTTAATAAAATGATCGCTAGAAATACCAATAAAGATCCTGAAGCCATTGCTGCAAGGCAAAAATTTTATCACGACTTTTTGCTGGCAAATTTTAAAAATGATGATGAGCTAACATTTCAGTGGTCACATGAACAATGCATGATAATTGCTACAAATATGATGAATGCAGCTGCAAGTTTGGGCATTGATAGTTGCCCGATAGAAGGCTTTGACAGACACGCTTTAAATGAACTTTTGGGGCTTGATGAGAGCTTTCAAAGAGTGGCTATCATGGTGCCATTTGGCTACCGCCTAAATCCACAACCAAAAAAACTTCGTAGAGAAATTTCTGATATCATTACTTGGATTTATTAA
- a CDS encoding molybdopterin synthase sulfur carrier subunit: MVEIEFLGPIGLDSIKVEAKNLGEVKAVLSEKEELKKWLNICAVAVNDEIVSDINFALKSGDKISILPPVCGG; the protein is encoded by the coding sequence GTGGTAGAGATCGAATTTCTTGGGCCTATCGGGCTTGATAGTATAAAAGTAGAAGCAAAAAATTTAGGCGAGGTAAAGGCAGTTTTAAGCGAGAAAGAGGAGCTTAAAAAGTGGCTAAATATCTGTGCTGTGGCTGTAAATGACGAGATCGTAAGTGATATAAATTTCGCTCTTAAATCAGGCGATAAAATTTCTATTTTACCGCCAGTTTGCGGGGGCTAA
- a CDS encoding 5'-nucleosidase yields the protein MRGFLLFFAVLNFAFCYEVPVDCTQIFEARKEEISKELEIIDEQRQALEVFRASSAAAYEENNKKLAKKEADLNATMKVIEQKRKEIDEVVAKNEKILKELRTMTSDKVNESYSKMKDGAAAEVLSKMPRSNAATILYALDAKKISTIMAKMDPKVASEITTLLQKGPPFADEKGDMPTPAGSINIQ from the coding sequence ATGAGAGGATTTTTGTTATTTTTTGCGGTCCTAAATTTTGCATTTTGCTATGAAGTGCCTGTTGATTGCACACAAATTTTTGAGGCCAGAAAAGAAGAAATTTCAAAGGAACTTGAGATCATAGATGAACAGCGCCAAGCTTTAGAGGTATTTCGCGCAAGCTCAGCAGCAGCCTATGAAGAAAATAATAAAAAGCTTGCCAAAAAAGAAGCTGATCTAAATGCGACAATGAAAGTGATCGAGCAAAAACGCAAAGAGATCGATGAAGTGGTCGCCAAAAATGAGAAAATTTTAAAAGAACTTCGCACAATGACTAGTGATAAAGTCAATGAGTCGTATTCTAAGATGAAAGATGGCGCGGCAGCTGAGGTGCTCTCTAAAATGCCTAGATCAAACGCAGCCACCATACTTTATGCTCTTGATGCCAAAAAGATATCTACTATCATGGCAAAAATGGATCCAAAAGTAGCATCTGAGATCACCACTTTGCTTCAAAAAGGGCCACCATTTGCTGATGAAAAAGGCGATATGCCAACTCCAGCTGGTAGCATAAATATACAGTAA
- a CDS encoding formate dehydrogenase subunit gamma, which translates to MTRILTLLFTLSVAAMAIEGPTGVNQFDSTIWAAQRIENIKPYEHSWGPIFTFIQGNDYFAIAALSIILAVIGAFALHFLIIGPKHFSHDGKKVFAFSLIIRIAHGLAAISWIILVPTGIIIMWGAELGGGTFVRFCRYLHDIATVIFAVSVLPMLFTWTKRMLPAIYDIRWMMIVGGYLSKKKRPVPAGKFNAGQKAWYWIAIPGGIVMIITGAIMYFLDFKEPAVASWFGLTQIDLLRYSVIIHNCLGIACAVFFLVHIYMAAIAIHGAIWSMITGYKEEEEVYVLHHYWYQELVRENKIPVSDYEKSYTNLK; encoded by the coding sequence ATGACGAGAATTCTTACTCTACTTTTTACATTGTCTGTTGCGGCAATGGCCATTGAGGGACCAACTGGCGTCAATCAATTTGACAGCACCATTTGGGCAGCACAGAGGATAGAAAATATCAAGCCTTATGAGCATAGCTGGGGTCCGATATTTACTTTTATCCAAGGTAATGATTATTTTGCAATAGCAGCACTTTCTATCATTTTGGCTGTTATTGGAGCATTTGCATTACACTTTTTAATCATTGGACCAAAACATTTTAGTCATGATGGTAAAAAGGTATTTGCTTTTTCATTGATCATACGTATAGCTCATGGTTTGGCAGCTATCTCATGGATCATTTTAGTGCCAACTGGTATCATCATTATGTGGGGTGCAGAGCTTGGCGGTGGAACATTTGTGCGTTTCTGTAGATATTTGCACGATATAGCAACTGTGATCTTTGCTGTTTCTGTGCTTCCTATGTTATTTACCTGGACAAAGAGAATGCTTCCGGCAATTTATGATATCAGATGGATGATGATAGTTGGTGGCTATTTATCAAAGAAAAAGAGACCTGTTCCGGCTGGTAAATTTAATGCTGGTCAAAAAGCATGGTACTGGATCGCTATCCCTGGTGGTATCGTTATGATAATTACTGGCGCGATTATGTATTTCTTAGACTTCAAAGAGCCAGCAGTTGCTTCTTGGTTTGGTCTTACACAAATTGATCTTTTAAGATACAGCGTAATTATCCATAACTGTCTTGGCATCGCATGTGCAGTATTTTTCTTAGTTCATATTTATATGGCAGCTATTGCTATTCATGGTGCTATTTGGTCGATGATTACTGGATATAAAGAGGAAGAAGAAGTTTATGTTCTTCATCACTACTGGTATCAAGAGCTCGTTAGAGAGAATAAAATTCCAGTATCTGATTATGAAAAGTCTTATACAAATTTAAAATAA
- a CDS encoding molybdopterin molybdenumtransferase MoeA, protein MKDFMSYADSLKILKDTINAWEKVEKVAITDALDRNIAYDVTAAENYPAKPVSAMDGYAFAFKDGLSELELITDLPAGSDKGLVIESNKCVKTFTGSLMSEGTDTLVPVENVEVSGSKIIIKKSVPKGFAVREVGESYKKGEILIKKGTRLSYAEIALLAELGHFHISVFMRPRVAILATGSEIKDLGEPLENPAQIHSSNHVGIAMQIRKMGAEPVICEIVRDKAELVEKAIINALKSADILVTTGGISMGDYDFVKGALNENFSLIIEGAAIKPGRHIRVAKSGDKYIFALPGFPYSAMVMCVLYVRVLINAWFGQEEPKITAIMDEDYKKRSPFLEFTAVNLENREGKNFVNLNGKKLGSSAIVNNLTNKAALLMIQMDKEILKKGEIVEVLMMPC, encoded by the coding sequence ATGAAAGATTTTATGAGTTACGCAGATAGCCTAAAAATTTTAAAAGATACAATAAATGCGTGGGAAAAGGTCGAAAAAGTAGCCATCACAGATGCACTTGATAGAAATATCGCCTACGACGTGACAGCCGCTGAAAATTACCCAGCAAAGCCAGTTTCAGCGATGGACGGATACGCTTTTGCCTTTAAAGATGGCCTAAGCGAGCTTGAGCTCATCACAGACCTGCCTGCTGGAAGCGATAAAGGGCTGGTTATAGAGAGCAACAAATGCGTCAAAACTTTCACTGGCTCACTAATGAGCGAAGGCACTGACACACTTGTCCCGGTAGAAAATGTCGAGGTTAGCGGCTCAAAAATAATCATCAAAAAGAGCGTGCCAAAGGGTTTTGCTGTGCGCGAAGTAGGAGAAAGCTACAAAAAAGGTGAAATTTTGATTAAAAAAGGCACTCGTCTAAGCTACGCTGAGATAGCACTTCTAGCAGAACTTGGTCACTTTCACATAAGCGTCTTTATGCGTCCAAGAGTGGCGATACTTGCAACTGGTAGCGAGATAAAAGACCTTGGCGAGCCATTAGAAAATCCAGCACAAATTCACAGCTCAAATCACGTAGGCATCGCTATGCAGATACGCAAAATGGGTGCAGAGCCGGTCATTTGTGAGATCGTAAGAGATAAGGCTGAGCTTGTCGAAAAAGCGATCATAAACGCACTAAAATCAGCTGATATATTAGTGACGACTGGTGGCATAAGCATGGGTGATTACGACTTTGTAAAAGGCGCTTTAAATGAAAATTTTAGCCTTATCATCGAAGGTGCTGCCATAAAACCGGGTCGTCATATCAGAGTGGCAAAGTCAGGCGATAAATACATCTTTGCACTGCCTGGATTTCCGTACTCGGCAATGGTTATGTGTGTGCTTTACGTAAGAGTCCTAATAAATGCGTGGTTTGGTCAAGAAGAGCCAAAGATCACGGCGATAATGGACGAAGACTATAAAAAACGCTCACCATTTTTAGAATTTACGGCTGTAAATTTAGAAAATCGTGAAGGAAAAAATTTTGTAAATCTAAATGGCAAAAAGCTTGGCAGTTCAGCGATCGTAAATAATTTAACAAACAAAGCCGCACTTTTAATGATCCAAATGGATAAAGAAATTCTCAAAAAAGGCGAGATAGTAGAAGTCTTGATGATGCCTTGCTAA
- a CDS encoding molybdate transport repressor, whose product MITKESKKDVFWALAFGLGLFIFSIIGYFYLALGTASLFGIIIGALSAFFCVRKIFQNNFLRIEYDGFIITKGSKSIKFYFKDIDEIAIKSFGDKKKVETLSVKFKKNRLDRDACFGLVQPLGDDLIIIFDKYELSKFTISKELRDRLNNFRA is encoded by the coding sequence ATGATAACAAAAGAGAGTAAAAAAGATGTATTTTGGGCGCTAGCCTTTGGGCTTGGACTTTTTATATTTAGCATCATTGGCTACTTTTATCTAGCTCTTGGCACAGCGTCTCTCTTTGGCATCATCATTGGCGCTCTCTCAGCGTTCTTTTGTGTTAGAAAAATTTTTCAAAACAACTTTTTACGTATTGAATATGATGGATTTATCATCACAAAAGGCTCAAAAAGTATAAAATTTTACTTTAAAGATATCGACGAAATCGCCATTAAAAGTTTTGGCGATAAGAAAAAAGTCGAAACTTTAAGCGTAAAATTTAAGAAAAACCGTCTTGATAGAGATGCTTGCTTTGGGTTAGTGCAACCACTTGGTGATGATTTGATCATCATTTTTGATAAATATGAACTCTCAAAATTTACCATTTCAAAAGAACTAAGAGATAGGCTTAATAATTTTAGAGCATAA
- a CDS encoding selenium metabolism protein, which produces MTTIDCRNLECPKPVIMTKNALDSLSEGESLEILVNALAPKENISRFLKNQNIEFSLESNGNETKILATKGKNALELTNFDEFVCDITPKNNKVLYLNEERAGSGEVGINLLSKFLGAFLQVEKKPKIIICVNNAVKMTTNRSHPSFKPLKDLEAAGVKILSCGSCLEAYKLVSDLAIGEISNAYEIIDILSTHEQIKL; this is translated from the coding sequence ATGACAACAATTGATTGTAGAAATTTAGAGTGTCCAAAACCAGTCATAATGACAAAAAATGCACTTGATAGTTTAAGTGAAGGCGAAAGCTTAGAAATTTTGGTAAATGCACTAGCCCCAAAAGAAAATATTTCAAGATTTTTAAAAAATCAAAATATAGAATTTAGCCTAGAAAGCAATGGCAACGAGACTAAAATTTTAGCTACAAAAGGCAAAAATGCGCTTGAGCTTACAAATTTTGATGAGTTTGTCTGCGACATAACACCAAAAAATAATAAAGTACTCTATCTGAATGAAGAGCGCGCGGGAAGTGGCGAAGTGGGAATAAATTTACTATCAAAATTCCTAGGAGCTTTTCTTCAAGTCGAGAAAAAACCAAAGATAATAATCTGCGTAAATAACGCTGTGAAAATGACAACAAATCGCTCACACCCAAGCTTTAAGCCGCTTAAAGATCTTGAAGCTGCTGGTGTTAAAATTTTAAGCTGCGGAAGTTGCTTGGAGGCTTATAAGCTAGTAAGTGATCTTGCGATTGGCGAAATTTCAAATGCTTATGAGATCATCGACATACTCTCAACTCACGAGCAAATCAAACTATGA
- a CDS encoding adenylosuccinate synthase (catalyzes the formation of N6-(1,2,-dicarboxyethyl)-AMP from L-aspartate, inosine monophosphate and GTP in AMP biosynthesis), with protein MRKADLVVGVQWGDEGKGKIVDMLGLNYDMICRSQGGHNAGHTIWVDGVRYALHLVPSGILHKNIINIIGNGVVVCPEVLITEMAQFENLEGRLYISDKAHLNLSYHSQIDQAKERLKGEKAIGTTGKGIGPTYADKISRSGHRVGELLEPERLCDALMHDFETNKCVFDALGVKIPNENELLEELKRYKEVLAPFIANTTNLVWKALDENKKVLLEGAQGTLLDIDHGTYPYVTSSNTISAGACTGLGLNPKEIGEVIGVIKAYTTRVGFGPFPTEDKGTSGDKMCDIGKEFGTTTGRRRRCGWFDAVSVKYASRLDGVDTYALMKLDVLDGFEVVKICKAYQYNGETIDYMPTDLENATPIYEELAGWDSVKGISKYEDLPANARAYIERIEELTGVKIGYISTSPERSDTIIR; from the coding sequence ATGAGAAAGGCTGATTTAGTAGTTGGAGTTCAATGGGGTGATGAGGGTAAAGGCAAGATAGTTGATATGCTAGGACTAAACTATGATATGATTTGTCGCTCACAGGGTGGTCATAATGCTGGCCATACGATCTGGGTTGATGGCGTTAGATACGCGCTTCATCTTGTTCCAAGCGGAATTTTGCATAAAAATATCATAAATATCATTGGCAATGGTGTTGTTGTTTGCCCAGAAGTATTAATCACTGAAATGGCTCAGTTTGAAAATTTAGAGGGAAGGCTTTATATTAGTGATAAAGCACATTTAAATCTAAGCTACCATAGCCAAATCGATCAAGCAAAAGAGAGACTAAAAGGCGAAAAAGCAATCGGTACGACTGGAAAAGGCATTGGACCAACTTATGCTGATAAAATAAGTAGAAGCGGTCACAGAGTAGGCGAACTACTTGAGCCAGAGCGTTTGTGCGATGCTTTGATGCATGATTTTGAGACAAACAAATGCGTATTTGACGCACTTGGTGTAAAAATTCCTAATGAAAATGAATTGCTTGAAGAGCTAAAAAGATATAAAGAGGTTTTGGCTCCATTTATCGCAAATACTACAAACCTAGTGTGGAAGGCACTTGATGAAAATAAAAAGGTATTACTTGAAGGCGCTCAGGGCACGCTTTTAGATATCGACCATGGCACATATCCATACGTAACTAGCTCAAATACCATAAGTGCAGGTGCTTGCACAGGTCTTGGACTAAATCCAAAAGAAATCGGTGAAGTAATAGGCGTCATAAAGGCATATACAACTCGTGTTGGCTTTGGCCCTTTCCCAACAGAAGATAAAGGTACGAGTGGCGATAAGATGTGTGATATTGGTAAGGAATTTGGCACAACAACAGGTCGCCGCAGACGTTGTGGCTGGTTTGATGCTGTGAGTGTAAAATATGCTTCAAGACTTGATGGTGTCGATACTTATGCACTTATGAAGCTTGATGTACTTGATGGATTTGAAGTGGTAAAAATTTGCAAAGCTTATCAATATAATGGTGAAACTATCGATTATATGCCGACAGATCTTGAAAATGCAACTCCTATCTATGAAGAACTTGCAGGCTGGGATAGCGTAAAAGGTATAAGCAAATATGAAGATCTGCCAGCAAATGCAAGAGCTTATATCGAGAGAATAGAAGAGCTAACTGGCGTAAAGATCGGCTACATTTCAACAAGCCCTGAAAGAAGCGATACGATCATTAGATGA
- a CDS encoding tellurium resistance protein TerC, translating to MASLAFGIDLFAHKHDEKISLKQASIWSIFWIGVSVLFGIYLYFERGSEIASLYFAGYALEKSLSVDNLFVMMAIFSCFKIPEIYRHRVLYFGVIGAMIFRLIFVAVGTMLFAISPWMELIFAAIVAYSAVMMIKKDKCDEDIKDYSNHIAYRAVYRFFPVLPQLFGHSFFVKFSEISKQISDSQKTTLNDQILTLKATWIATPLFLCLCVIELSDVIFAFDSVPAVIAVSKDPVIVYSAMIFAILGLRTLYFVLEALKNFLKYLEISVIVLLFFIAAKLAVNATAHIFHHGFEISAQISLFIILAILGVGVLVSLVKK from the coding sequence ATGGCATCACTTGCCTTTGGAATAGATCTTTTTGCTCATAAACATGATGAGAAAATTTCACTAAAACAAGCTAGTATTTGGTCTATCTTTTGGATAGGAGTTTCGGTACTTTTTGGCATATATTTATATTTTGAGCGAGGCAGTGAAATAGCAAGTCTTTATTTTGCAGGATATGCGCTAGAAAAGTCGCTCTCAGTAGATAATCTTTTTGTGATGATGGCGATTTTTTCATGCTTTAAGATACCTGAAATTTACCGCCACAGAGTGCTTTACTTTGGCGTTATAGGTGCTATGATATTTAGGCTCATCTTTGTAGCCGTAGGTACGATGCTTTTTGCCATCTCTCCTTGGATGGAGCTAATATTTGCGGCAATAGTCGCATATAGTGCCGTAATGATGATAAAAAAAGATAAGTGTGATGAAGATATAAAAGATTATTCAAACCATATAGCTTATAGGGCAGTTTATCGCTTTTTTCCGGTTTTACCACAGCTTTTTGGACATAGCTTTTTTGTTAAATTTAGCGAAATTTCTAAGCAAATTTCAGATAGTCAAAAAACTACTCTTAACGATCAAATTTTAACACTAAAAGCTACTTGGATAGCAACACCATTATTCTTGTGCCTTTGCGTGATTGAGCTAAGCGATGTGATATTTGCTTTTGATAGCGTTCCGGCTGTCATTGCTGTGAGTAAAGATCCTGTGATTGTTTATTCAGCGATGATATTTGCAATACTTGGGCTAAGAACGCTTTATTTTGTGCTTGAAGCACTCAAAAATTTTTTAAAGTATTTAGAAATTTCCGTTATCGTGCTTTTATTTTTTATCGCAGCAAAGCTAGCTGTAAATGCGACTGCTCATATCTTTCATCACGGATTTGAAATTTCTGCACAAATTAGCCTTTTTATCATTCTAGCCATCCTTGGAGTTGGTGTCCTAGTAAGTTTGGTTAAAAAATAA